Proteins from one Sphingomonas sp. HF-S4 genomic window:
- a CDS encoding SRPBCC family protein: MNDPAVTHATFVLERSFKAKPSTVFAALSDPAIKRGWYAESETHEVIRFDSDCRPGGADNLHYRFGEGTPFPGVILANDGAYQDVVPDERIVSTSTMTLGGRAISVSLTTFELVPTELGTDLICTNQVAFFAGSDGPVMREEGWRIQFDNLRKAIESQA, encoded by the coding sequence TTGAACGATCCTGCTGTAACGCACGCCACGTTTGTCCTTGAGCGTAGCTTCAAGGCCAAACCATCAACGGTGTTCGCCGCACTGTCTGATCCCGCCATCAAGCGGGGCTGGTACGCCGAGAGCGAAACGCATGAGGTGATCCGGTTCGACAGCGACTGTCGCCCTGGTGGCGCCGACAATTTGCACTACCGTTTTGGCGAGGGTACGCCCTTCCCCGGCGTGATCCTCGCTAATGATGGCGCGTATCAAGATGTTGTGCCAGACGAACGTATTGTTTCGACCAGTACGATGACACTCGGCGGTCGAGCGATCTCGGTCTCGTTGACGACGTTCGAACTTGTACCGACAGAATTGGGGACCGACCTTATCTGTACGAATCAGGTAGCATTTTTCGCGGGATCCGACGGTCCCGTGATGCGCGAGGAGGGTTGGCGCATTCAGTTCGACAATCTTCGCAAGGCGATCGAAAGCCAGGCATGA